A genomic segment from Planktothrix sp. FACHB-1365 encodes:
- a CDS encoding mannan-binding lectin, with amino-acid sequence MSTNFKPSKIEKFWLSIGTVVIGCSASFAVSSPAFALDIKAGPIWNNEDAKVKCPVAVEVYDVEWNGQWKTTVEGEMSVCGTDATSLPNIGLPGDVNAGPILNDNDAKLKCPVAAIAANGTWNGQWKTTLPGKMSVCSIK; translated from the coding sequence ATGTCTACTAATTTCAAACCCTCCAAAATAGAAAAATTCTGGCTATCTATTGGTACAGTAGTTATTGGCTGTTCTGCTAGTTTTGCTGTGTCTAGCCCAGCTTTTGCTCTCGATATTAAAGCTGGCCCAATCTGGAATAATGAGGATGCAAAAGTTAAGTGTCCAGTCGCTGTTGAAGTTTATGATGTTGAATGGAATGGTCAGTGGAAAACCACTGTAGAGGGAGAAATGTCGGTTTGTGGTACTGACGCGACCTCTCTACCTAATATTGGCTTACCCGGAGATGTGAATGCTGGCCCGATCTTGAATGATAATGATGCCAAACTGAAATGTCCAGTGGCAGCAATCGCAGCGAATGGCACTTGGAACGGTCAGTGGAAAACGACTCTACCCGGAAAAATGTCAGTTTGTAGTATTAAATAA
- a CDS encoding GAF domain-containing protein: MNYEYKVGGSLPPDSPTYVWRKADHELYHQLMGGMFCYVLTCRQMGKSSLRVKTMRKLQEQGLACASIDLTAIISSDLTRKQFYADIIDSLAENFNLLESIDSFKQGCRESDLSPMNRFNKFIHDILLKHPLLIEKNIIIFIDEIDSLLRLPDLANEFLGLLRACYNKRADLPEYNRLTFAILGVASPYDLMKDANYNSLPFDCGYGIELHGFQSHEAQPIAEGLKLKSEHPQALLDAILDWTSGQPFLTQKICKLIVKSPDSIPLGSEAEWVEKFVRSHVINNWEHQDEPEHLRTIRDRLLRQKNRSIDLLKLYQKIREKGRILADNSLEQMELRLSGLVSKREGTLEIRNRIYKEVFTSSWCQKALAELRDELAVIEPEFIQTLAKLKVQLLETQIRRVAEGSSSDEVIYEVLRQITLKLGDLLKADRATIYLLNAEKTELWSLVAENQTNEFLNIQVPVGEGIAGQAAKTKNIINIPHNVYDDPRSNLVKLADQKYGYHTYNVLAYPICNHAKEVVAVIQLLNKLKANLFESEPLAKRVKEEGFNQADEEQLTRFAPHIRRFLESCQSCRQASRKLQATAALAEATRSLDGSQLDTKEILQRVMDAAKNLMNADRSTLWLVDEEQQELWTKIRQMDGTLIEKRIHINEGFAGQVARTREPIIIPFDVYQHPDSQTSKETDLETGYRTCSLLCMPVLNPDGELLGVTQLVNKLNPGNYPDYNPAFWPQAPENFKASFDKNDRQSMQVFNERVGVILQYAKVHERLKKLAEFQSQKVVYHTLAMLSQAVGSQKDEELYSTLYNILEFMMQSISKLLTATQTDIFIFNKDKQEFWSIIPDVYNSNNLIELIISADVKLTQQLLTFGSPLILNSISNLDDPWFQIGVRSPLRENLQNALFFPCINSEGHIIAVIRLLNKLTDNSALNFNPINQEGFTAADTQQLEKRSEFIIKVLEGCQSFHQEISTLQKQRATDTLRSAINSVRQIGFDPEKILYTVIESAKKLTNADRSTLWLVDAYDPDKLWTRIPRIDGTIETFYIYKNEGFAGKVAQMKKPIMIPFDVYDHPESQTAKGTDQETGYRTCSLLCMPILSFDGELLGVTQLLNKRKPGNYPPYHPKNIHDIPDYLKVSFDERDLRYMEIFNNQVGIDLPHILNKT; the protein is encoded by the coding sequence ATGAATTATGAATATAAAGTTGGTGGCAGTTTACCCCCCGATTCTCCGACTTATGTTTGGAGAAAAGCTGATCATGAATTATATCATCAACTTATGGGAGGAATGTTTTGTTATGTGTTAACTTGTCGTCAAATGGGGAAATCTAGTTTGCGCGTTAAAACCATGCGTAAACTTCAAGAACAGGGGTTAGCTTGTGCGTCTATTGATTTAACGGCTATTATTAGTTCCGACTTAACCCGCAAACAATTTTATGCCGATATTATTGATAGTTTAGCTGAAAACTTTAATCTTTTAGAATCCATTGATAGTTTTAAACAAGGCTGTCGAGAATCGGATTTATCCCCGATGAATCGCTTTAATAAATTTATTCATGATATTTTATTAAAACATCCTTTATTAATTGAAAAAAATATTATAATTTTTATTGATGAAATTGATAGTTTATTGAGATTACCGGACTTAGCCAATGAATTTTTAGGATTACTCAGAGCTTGTTATAATAAACGTGCCGATCTTCCCGAATATAACCGTTTAACCTTTGCCATTTTAGGAGTCGCTTCTCCCTATGATTTGATGAAGGATGCCAACTATAATAGTTTACCCTTTGATTGTGGTTATGGCATTGAATTACATGGGTTTCAATCCCACGAAGCTCAACCTATTGCGGAAGGATTAAAACTGAAATCCGAACATCCCCAAGCCTTATTAGATGCGATTCTTGATTGGACATCAGGACAACCCTTTTTAACCCAAAAAATCTGTAAATTAATTGTTAAATCTCCTGATAGTATCCCCCTGGGTTCCGAGGCGGAATGGGTCGAGAAATTTGTGCGATCGCACGTCATTAATAATTGGGAACACCAAGACGAACCGGAACATTTAAGAACGATTCGAGATCGGCTCCTTCGTCAGAAAAATCGCAGTATTGACTTGTTAAAATTATATCAAAAAATCAGAGAAAAGGGGAGAATTTTAGCCGATAATAGTTTAGAACAAATGGAATTGCGGTTATCGGGTTTAGTTAGTAAACGAGAAGGAACCTTAGAAATTAGAAATCGCATTTATAAAGAGGTATTTACTTCGAGTTGGTGTCAAAAAGCCTTAGCGGAGTTACGAGATGAATTAGCCGTGATTGAACCCGAATTTATCCAAACCCTGGCTAAACTCAAAGTTCAACTGTTAGAAACCCAAATTCGTCGAGTCGCCGAGGGAAGCAGTTCTGATGAAGTCATTTATGAAGTCTTACGACAAATTACCCTAAAATTAGGAGATTTATTAAAAGCAGATCGCGCTACCATTTATCTATTAAATGCAGAAAAAACAGAACTGTGGTCTTTAGTCGCTGAAAATCAAACGAATGAATTCCTTAATATTCAAGTTCCCGTTGGAGAAGGAATTGCTGGACAAGCCGCAAAAACCAAAAATATTATTAATATTCCTCACAATGTTTATGATGATCCTCGTTCTAATTTAGTCAAATTAGCCGATCAAAAATATGGCTATCATACCTATAATGTTTTAGCTTATCCTATTTGTAATCACGCTAAAGAAGTTGTGGCTGTTATTCAATTATTGAATAAACTGAAAGCCAATCTGTTTGAATCCGAACCCTTAGCTAAACGGGTTAAAGAAGAAGGATTTAACCAAGCCGATGAAGAACAATTAACGCGATTTGCTCCCCATATTCGACGGTTTTTAGAAAGTTGTCAATCCTGTCGTCAAGCCAGCCGCAAATTACAAGCCACCGCCGCTTTAGCAGAAGCCACTCGTTCTTTAGATGGGAGTCAATTAGATACCAAAGAAATCTTACAACGGGTGATGGATGCGGCTAAAAACTTAATGAATGCTGACCGTAGTACCCTGTGGTTAGTCGATGAAGAACAACAGGAACTTTGGACTAAAATTCGACAAATGGATGGCACATTAATCGAAAAGCGAATTCATATTAATGAAGGGTTTGCGGGTCAAGTCGCACGAACTAGAGAACCGATTATTATTCCCTTTGATGTTTATCAACATCCTGATTCTCAAACCTCCAAAGAAACGGATTTAGAAACGGGATATCGCACCTGTAGTTTATTATGTATGCCTGTTTTAAATCCTGATGGGGAATTATTAGGAGTAACTCAATTAGTGAATAAATTAAATCCGGGTAATTATCCCGATTATAATCCCGCTTTTTGGCCCCAAGCTCCCGAAAATTTTAAAGCTAGTTTTGATAAAAATGATCGCCAGTCTATGCAGGTTTTTAATGAACGAGTTGGGGTGATTTTACAATATGCCAAGGTTCATGAACGCTTAAAAAAATTAGCTGAATTTCAATCGCAAAAAGTCGTTTATCACACCTTGGCGATGTTAAGCCAAGCGGTGGGAAGTCAAAAAGATGAAGAACTTTATAGCACGTTATATAATATTTTAGAATTTATGATGCAATCCATTAGTAAATTATTAACGGCAACTCAAACCGATATTTTTATTTTTAATAAAGATAAACAAGAGTTTTGGTCAATTATTCCTGATGTTTATAATTCTAATAATCTGATTGAACTGATTATTAGTGCGGATGTTAAGTTAACTCAACAACTATTAACATTCGGTTCCCCTTTAATTCTCAACTCAATTTCTAATTTAGATGATCCTTGGTTTCAAATTGGAGTGCGATCGCCATTACGGGAAAATTTACAAAATGCTTTATTTTTTCCCTGTATAAATTCCGAAGGACACATCATTGCGGTGATTCGTCTATTAAATAAATTAACGGATAATTCCGCTTTAAATTTTAATCCGATTAATCAAGAGGGATTTACTGCCGCAGATACTCAACAACTGGAGAAACGATCCGAATTTATTATAAAAGTTTTAGAGGGGTGTCAATCCTTCCATCAAGAAATTAGTACCCTGCAAAAACAACGGGCTACAGACACTTTAAGATCGGCGATTAATTCCGTGCGTCAAATTGGGTTTGATCCTGAAAAAATTCTGTATACGGTGATAGAATCGGCGAAAAAATTAACCAATGCTGACCGCAGTACCTTATGGTTAGTCGATGCTTATGATCCTGATAAATTATGGACAAGAATTCCGAGAATTGATGGCACAATAGAAACCTTTTATATCTATAAAAATGAAGGATTTGCAGGAAAAGTTGCCCAAATGAAAAAACCCATTATGATTCCTTTTGATGTGTATGATCATCCTGAGTCCCAAACTGCAAAAGGAACAGATCAAGAAACGGGTTATCGCACCTGTAGTTTATTGTGTATGCCCATATTAAGTTTTGATGGGGAATTATTAGGAGTAACGCAATTACTGAATAAACGCAAACCCGGAAATTATCCCCCTTATCATCCGAAAAATATTCATGATATTCCTGATTATTTAAAAGTTAGTTTTGATGAACGAGATTTAAGATATATGGAGATTTTCAATAATCAAGTCGGGATTGATTTACCCCATATCTTAAATAAAACTTAA
- a CDS encoding RAMP superfamily CRISPR-associated protein produces MPSSLPTELPKWYELDEEQKKGWTPKANQVDIPEVRDAWNGTIYREAGKNFTVKLDRLQILSPIQVGGGSFPEGGILPAQIGGVPYIPGSSVRGSMLKYIRTIWSEIPNEEQQFWLTLLEPDLNGWQPLKIRFESILLKDLKAFPLYAQQEWQIFDQKSNKLSLQWQVSPKPPHPNPDRFRLQVLLKNPPKPAEKTWLEIRLKEMLERRGIGRGTASGFGRLATSIPTGKWELHLTGMKPCVRSHNREQTGQYRWSPQVLRATLRGYFIRFALDFLPRKQAELLTEKLFGGLGTLAKLRLTSYLYQIPRISAGDGYANIPAKTAHETWIINVDCNSEYHQLVGDLLNLASRLGGVGPGWRRPPHRLERFGGFRGSEFTVTQLASDSGFTSDPASYLKQLSHSIDQQVRQLAKVWGFQPTKTPQPGRICSIWRGEADAWEGLVHGVCSTKAANRPVWCGSSNNRPSGYGVREHSDFCLVTVFDPNVEKSLPNLEFRKIYG; encoded by the coding sequence ATGCCATCATCTTTACCGACGGAATTACCCAAATGGTACGAGCTTGACGAGGAACAAAAAAAGGGTTGGACACCGAAAGCAAATCAAGTGGATATACCCGAAGTCCGAGACGCTTGGAATGGAACAATTTACCGAGAGGCGGGTAAAAATTTTACGGTAAAATTAGATAGATTACAGATTCTTAGTCCCATTCAAGTCGGGGGAGGGAGTTTTCCAGAAGGCGGAATTTTACCTGCACAAATTGGCGGCGTTCCCTATATTCCCGGTTCCAGTGTGCGGGGTTCTATGTTAAAATATATTAGAACGATTTGGTCAGAAATTCCCAACGAAGAACAACAATTTTGGTTAACTCTTTTAGAACCCGATTTAAACGGTTGGCAACCTCTAAAAATTCGGTTTGAAAGTATTTTATTGAAAGATTTAAAAGCTTTTCCTCTGTATGCTCAACAGGAATGGCAAATTTTTGATCAAAAAAGTAATAAATTGAGTTTACAATGGCAAGTTTCTCCTAAACCTCCCCATCCAAATCCTGATCGCTTTCGCTTACAAGTTTTATTAAAAAATCCCCCTAAACCTGCGGAAAAAACTTGGTTAGAAATTCGTCTCAAGGAAATGTTAGAACGTCGAGGAATAGGACGGGGGACGGCTTCGGGTTTTGGACGGTTAGCGACCAGTATTCCGACGGGAAAATGGGAATTGCATTTAACGGGAATGAAACCTTGTGTGCGATCGCATAATAGAGAACAAACCGGACAATATCGCTGGAGCCCGCAAGTTTTACGAGCGACTTTAAGGGGTTATTTTATCCGTTTTGCTTTGGATTTTTTACCCCGGAAACAGGCCGAACTTTTAACAGAAAAATTGTTTGGAGGGTTGGGAACTTTAGCGAAATTGCGGTTAACAAGTTATCTGTATCAAATTCCTAGAATTAGCGCCGGAGATGGTTATGCTAATATTCCAGCTAAAACTGCCCATGAAACTTGGATTATTAATGTGGATTGTAACTCGGAATATCATCAATTAGTGGGAGATTTATTAAATTTAGCGAGTCGTTTGGGGGGAGTTGGCCCCGGTTGGCGACGTCCTCCCCATCGTTTAGAGCGTTTTGGTGGGTTTCGCGGAAGTGAATTTACGGTGACACAGTTGGCGTCGGACTCTGGGTTTACGAGTGATCCCGCTTCTTATTTAAAGCAACTTAGCCACAGTATTGATCAGCAGGTGCGTCAACTGGCGAAAGTTTGGGGGTTTCAACCGACTAAAACGCCGCAACCGGGACGCATTTGCAGTATTTGGCGGGGGGAAGCGGACGCCTGGGAAGGGTTGGTACATGGGGTGTGTAGCACTAAGGCGGCTAACCGTCCGGTTTGGTGCGGGAGTTCTAATAACCGACCTTCGGGGTATGGGGTGCGGGAACATTCGGATTTTTGTTTGGTGACGGTTTTTGATCCGAATGTGGAGAAAAGTTTACCGAACTTGGAGTTTAGAAAAATTTATGGTTAA
- a CDS encoding RAMP superfamily CRISPR-associated protein, with amino-acid sequence MSTEWLICQEPVHIGGADSSSRGNNNPIFRLSDRTPAIPGSSLRGALREHAEHTHANFVNHWFGGQDNAISPGAIALGWGWPVWWPVHVLGYGNWWVSCLQWLNRFQQLSQQSPLNLDRNKVLITDNSLNNQTVYLRWLKLEKVQYRNPNEGQKLPVPSSIPSDRLIIVPDTSINLFVDMGLVRQPRVSLHDEPDDKGNLVKNLFGVEGFPPGAVFLTSWTTRGQVQNVEEWEKFLHDEHYLGGLWSVGFGRILIEKI; translated from the coding sequence ATGAGTACAGAATGGTTAATTTGTCAAGAACCTGTGCATATTGGGGGCGCGGATAGTAGCAGCCGAGGGAATAATAACCCGATTTTTCGCCTCAGCGATCGCACTCCGGCTATTCCGGGGAGTTCCCTGCGGGGTGCTTTACGGGAACACGCGGAACACACCCACGCCAATTTTGTTAATCATTGGTTTGGGGGTCAGGATAACGCTATTTCCCCAGGGGCGATCGCATTAGGATGGGGCTGGCCCGTTTGGTGGCCCGTTCATGTGTTGGGTTATGGGAACTGGTGGGTGAGTTGTTTACAATGGTTAAATCGTTTTCAACAATTATCTCAACAGTCGCCTTTGAATTTAGATCGAAATAAGGTTTTGATCACGGATAATTCGTTAAATAATCAAACGGTTTATTTGCGGTGGTTGAAGTTAGAAAAGGTACAATATCGCAACCCGAATGAAGGGCAAAAATTGCCTGTTCCCAGTTCTATTCCCAGCGATCGCTTAATTATTGTTCCTGACACCAGTATTAATTTATTTGTTGATATGGGGTTAGTTCGTCAACCTCGTGTTAGTTTGCATGATGAACCGGACGATAAAGGCAATTTAGTTAAAAATTTGTTTGGGGTGGAAGGGTTTCCTCCGGGGGCGGTTTTTTTAACGTCTTGGACTACACGGGGTCAGGTTCAAAATGTCGAGGAATGGGAAAAGTTTCTCCATGATGAACATTATTTAGGCGGGTTATGGAGTGTGGGTTTTGGTCGAATTTTAATTGAAAAGATTTAA